A single window of Balaenoptera acutorostrata chromosome X, mBalAcu1.1, whole genome shotgun sequence DNA harbors:
- the PSMD10 gene encoding 26S proteasome non-ATPase regulatory subunit 10 isoform X1 translates to MEGCVSNLMVCNLAYSGKLEELKETILADKSLATRTDQDSRTALHWACSAGHTEIVEFLLQLGVPVNDKDDAGWSPLHIAASAGRDEIVKALLGKGAQVNAVNQNGCTPLHYAASKNRHEIAVMLLEGGANPDAKDHYEATAMHRAAAKGNLKMIHILLYYKASTNIQDTEGNTPLHLACDEERVEEAKLLVSQGASIYIENKEEKTPLQVAKGGLGLILKRMVES, encoded by the exons ATGGAGGGGTGTGTGTCTAACCTAATGGTCTGCAACCTGGCCTACAGCGGGAAGCTGGAGGAGTTGAAGGAGACGATCCTGGCCGATAAATCCCTGGCCACTAGGACTGACCAG GACAGCAGAACTGCCTTGCATTGGGCATGCTCAGCCGGACATACAGAAATTGTTGAATTCTTGCTGCAACTTGGAGTGCCAGTGAATGATAAAGATGAT GCAGGTTGGTCTCCTCTTCATATTGCTGCTTCTGCTGGCCGGGATGAGATTGTAAAAGCTCTTCTGGGAAAAGGTGCTCAAGTGAATGCTGTCAATCAAAATGGCTGTACTCCCCTACATTATGCAGCTTCCAAAAACAGGCATGAG ATTGCTGTCATGTTACTGGAAGGCGGGGCTAATCCAGACGCTAAGGACCATTATGAGGCTACAGCAATGCACCGGGCAGCAGCCAAGGGTAACTTGAAGATGATTCATATTCTTCTGTACTACAAAGCTTCCACAAACATCCAAGACACTGAGGGTAACACTCCTCT ACACTTAGCCTGTGATGAGGAGAGAgtggaagaagcaaaactgctGGTGTCCCAAGGAGCAAGTATTTACAttgagaataaagaagaaaagacaccCCTGCAAGTGGCCAAAGGTGGTCTGGGTTTAATACTCAAGAGAATGGTGGAAAGTTAA
- the PSMD10 gene encoding 26S proteasome non-ATPase regulatory subunit 10 isoform X2, with translation MEGCVSNLMVCNLAYSGKLEELKETILADKSLATRTDQDSRTALHWACSAGHTEIVEFLLQLGVPVNDKDDAGWSPLHIAASAGRDEIVKALLGKGAQVNAVNQNGCTPLHYAASKNRHEIAVMLLEGGANPDAKDHYEATAMHRAAAKDT, from the exons ATGGAGGGGTGTGTGTCTAACCTAATGGTCTGCAACCTGGCCTACAGCGGGAAGCTGGAGGAGTTGAAGGAGACGATCCTGGCCGATAAATCCCTGGCCACTAGGACTGACCAG GACAGCAGAACTGCCTTGCATTGGGCATGCTCAGCCGGACATACAGAAATTGTTGAATTCTTGCTGCAACTTGGAGTGCCAGTGAATGATAAAGATGAT GCAGGTTGGTCTCCTCTTCATATTGCTGCTTCTGCTGGCCGGGATGAGATTGTAAAAGCTCTTCTGGGAAAAGGTGCTCAAGTGAATGCTGTCAATCAAAATGGCTGTACTCCCCTACATTATGCAGCTTCCAAAAACAGGCATGAG ATTGCTGTCATGTTACTGGAAGGCGGGGCTAATCCAGACGCTAAGGACCATTATGAGGCTACAGCAATGCACCGGGCAGCAGCCAAGG ACACTTAG